Proteins encoded together in one Lachnospiraceae bacterium JLR.KK008 window:
- a CDS encoding site-specific integrase: protein MAKGSVRKKGKKWYYRFYVEDASGNLVQKEFTGTESKSETEKLLRQAMEDYEEKKFIAKADNITLGELLDIWAEEELKVGTLSNGTVENYLGAIRCIKKHPVADRRLKTVTAEHLQTFLDLLTFGGTYPDGKVKKGLSKDYIHSFSAVLQQSFRFAVFPKQLITFNPMQYIKLKRKAEEVDLFSEEDMGQSGTQPISHDDYEKLIAYLEKKNVSAVLPIQIAYYAGLRIGEVCGLTWQDINLEEQYLKVKRSVRYDGAKHKTIIGPTKRKKVRTVDFGDTLTAILRKARKEQLKNLMQYGELYHRNYYKEVQDKNRVYYEYYNLESTQDIPADYNEISFVCLRPDGCLETPSTLSIVCRTLAKKLDGFEGFHFHQLRHTYTSNLLSNGAAPKDVQELLGHSDVSTTMNVYAHATREAKRTSARLLDKVAGND, encoded by the coding sequence ATGGCAAAAGGTTCTGTAAGAAAAAAAGGAAAGAAATGGTACTACCGCTTCTATGTGGAGGACGCAAGCGGCAACTTGGTACAGAAAGAGTTTACGGGTACGGAAAGCAAGAGCGAGACGGAAAAGCTGTTACGGCAGGCAATGGAGGATTACGAGGAAAAGAAATTCATTGCAAAGGCTGACAACATCACGCTTGGGGAACTGCTCGATATTTGGGCGGAGGAAGAATTGAAAGTCGGCACGCTTAGCAACGGTACGGTGGAAAATTATCTCGGTGCGATACGGTGCATTAAGAAACACCCTGTTGCTGACCGTAGATTAAAAACCGTAACAGCGGAGCATTTGCAGACATTCCTTGACCTGCTTACTTTCGGAGGGACTTATCCAGACGGAAAAGTCAAAAAAGGATTGAGCAAAGACTATATCCACTCTTTCTCAGCGGTTTTACAGCAGTCGTTCCGTTTTGCGGTATTCCCAAAACAACTGATTACGTTCAATCCAATGCAGTACATCAAGCTGAAACGAAAGGCAGAGGAAGTGGATTTGTTTTCAGAGGAAGATATGGGACAGTCAGGCACGCAGCCTATTTCCCATGATGACTATGAGAAACTTATCGCTTATCTTGAAAAGAAAAATGTCTCTGCAGTTCTGCCGATACAGATAGCCTACTATGCAGGGCTTAGGATCGGCGAGGTATGCGGGCTGACTTGGCAGGACATCAACCTTGAGGAACAGTATCTTAAGGTAAAGCGGAGCGTCCGCTATGACGGCGCAAAGCACAAAACGATTATCGGACCGACTAAACGTAAGAAAGTGCGGACGGTAGATTTTGGGGACACACTTACCGCCATACTGAGAAAAGCAAGGAAAGAACAGCTTAAAAATCTGATGCAGTACGGGGAACTGTACCACCGCAACTACTACAAGGAAGTGCAGGATAAAAACAGGGTTTACTATGAGTATTACAACTTGGAGAGCACGCAGGACATTCCGGCGGATTACAACGAGATTTCATTTGTATGTTTAAGACCGGACGGCTGCCTTGAAACACCGAGTACATTGAGTATCGTCTGCCGGACACTGGCAAAGAAACTGGACGGGTTTGAGGGCTTTCACTTCCACCAGCTCCGCCATACTTATACAAGCAATCTGCTGTCAAACGGCGCAGCGCCGAAGGACGTGCAGGAACTCTTGGGACACTCTGACGTAAGTACCACAATGAATGTGTATGCCCATGCCACAAGGGAAGCAAAGCGGACTTCCGCAAGGCTCTTAGATAAAGTGGCAGGCAACGATTAA
- a CDS encoding helix-turn-helix transcriptional regulator — MKDKELRRLIGSRAKQRRVELGLNQPYVAEKMGVATSTIVRYEAGTIDNTKKLVLEGLSEALHVSVEWLKGETEEYETNITDKRELFIRDVMSSILAKLPFDMEQAESDFTKDLLLLMLREYELFVDSFRFACKNFKDNAENAALARTMGFESNKEYNEIMFLREITHTVNMFNDMGDIVRIYSKNPETATVKLANLLSMVSGEESESV, encoded by the coding sequence ATGAAAGATAAAGAATTGCGCAGGCTGATCGGTAGCAGGGCAAAACAACGGAGGGTGGAGTTAGGACTGAACCAGCCTTATGTCGCAGAGAAGATGGGGGTAGCCACTTCCACAATCGTGCGCTACGAGGCAGGGACAATCGACAACACAAAGAAGCTGGTCTTGGAAGGTCTGTCAGAAGCACTTCATGTATCTGTGGAGTGGTTAAAAGGGGAAACAGAAGAATACGAAACAAACATTACGGATAAAAGGGAATTATTCATTCGTGATGTGATGTCCTCCATTCTCGCAAAGCTGCCGTTTGACATGGAACAGGCAGAGTCGGACTTTACAAAGGATTTACTGCTGCTGATGTTGAGGGAGTATGAACTGTTCGTGGATTCTTTCCGGTTTGCCTGTAAGAATTTCAAGGACAATGCGGAAAATGCCGCACTCGCCCGGACAATGGGGTTTGAATCGAATAAGGAATATAACGAGATTATGTTCCTTCGGGAAATCACCCACACCGTAAACATGTTTAATGATATGGGCGATATTGTGAGGATCTATTCCAAAAATCCTGAAACAGCCACCGTAAAGCTTGCAAATCTTCTTTCTATGGTATCGGGGGAAGAATCCGAATCGGTATAG
- a CDS encoding helix-turn-helix domain-containing protein, translating to MTETKIAMTIEEASEYTGIGRNTMRNLVEWGKLPVLKVGRKVLIKSDILEKFMEVNEGKNLRDKGDVKAVTRKSAV from the coding sequence ATGACAGAAACGAAGATTGCAATGACAATCGAGGAAGCATCCGAGTATACGGGAATCGGCAGGAATACCATGAGAAACCTTGTGGAATGGGGAAAGCTGCCGGTCTTAAAAGTCGGGCGAAAGGTACTTATCAAAAGCGATATTTTGGAAAAGTTCATGGAAGTGAACGAGGGAAAGAACCTGCGGGATAAGGGCGATGTAAAAGCGGTAACAAGAAAATCAGCAGTATAA
- a CDS encoding MobA/MobL family protein, whose translation MSKLPDVRGRITYISSHAKQENLYAVYETTDRRYWTELAKCNRQEFEKSGTEGMCIEAREFIIALPESFPNLYEPNKLLQLFTDRFKEKYGVECVSALHHNKRKTNYHIHLIFSERELLPEPIEKTATRNMFYDENGRHVRTKKEILGENGNVRKGCKIVKKGEVYERSLFTAKSKLFKQENFVDEIKHFYTDLINLLVKDDKEKLHVFDSSGLYLATKKIGKNNPKAEQIQTDNEMRMRWNREVDRAIVSGVPETEIRQIKKKYITDRIRESVDIFGSQPERLGSIIMTAVTALALLISKVLDKARELSAKLFEKETIQPVAEPNERRTTQVIPQTDKIPMQEKITHKEPTANPSSQKQELQAKTQTTEQEKPKIPPKPVMSAEATAYPKLLKIYKELNRQNGIIFDAERERNELELERDSLKGFAKLTKKGELQSRIERKNEEIDLLKIGLSGIVKRYGFQTVHDFYKVFSVSKTANAEYRDKVDKWEEQYGEKVQKKEESISKRLRNYQRENADRQTKQISKSRNRGAR comes from the coding sequence ATGAGCAAGCTGCCCGATGTCAGGGGCAGGATCACTTATATATCCAGCCATGCGAAACAGGAAAACCTGTATGCGGTCTATGAAACGACAGACCGCCGCTATTGGACGGAGCTTGCGAAATGCAACCGGCAGGAATTTGAAAAAAGCGGCACAGAGGGAATGTGCATTGAGGCGAGGGAATTTATCATTGCCCTGCCCGAATCATTCCCTAATCTTTATGAGCCAAACAAGCTGTTGCAGCTTTTTACAGATCGCTTCAAAGAAAAATATGGCGTGGAGTGCGTATCAGCACTGCACCATAACAAACGAAAGACAAATTACCATATCCATCTTATTTTTTCTGAACGGGAACTGTTGCCCGAACCCATAGAAAAAACCGCGACACGCAATATGTTCTATGACGAAAACGGGAGACATGTCCGAACCAAGAAAGAGATACTCGGCGAAAACGGAAATGTCCGCAAAGGCTGTAAAATCGTGAAGAAAGGAGAAGTCTATGAGCGAAGTCTTTTTACCGCCAAGAGTAAGCTGTTCAAGCAGGAAAATTTTGTTGACGAGATAAAGCATTTCTATACCGACCTTATCAATCTTCTTGTAAAAGACGACAAAGAAAAACTTCATGTGTTCGACAGCAGCGGATTGTATCTTGCCACCAAGAAGATAGGGAAAAACAACCCGAAAGCGGAACAGATACAGACCGATAACGAAATGCGTATGCGTTGGAACAGGGAAGTTGACAGGGCAATTGTCAGCGGCGTTCCCGAAACAGAGATACGACAGATAAAGAAAAAATATATCACTGACCGCATCAGAGAATCGGTTGATATATTCGGCAGCCAGCCGGAACGTCTTGGAAGTATTATTATGACCGCTGTTACGGCGTTGGCATTGCTGATTTCTAAAGTATTGGATAAGGCAAGGGAACTGTCAGCAAAGTTATTTGAGAAAGAAACGATACAGCCGGTTGCAGAGCCAAACGAGAGAAGAACGACACAAGTAATACCGCAGACTGATAAAATACCAATGCAGGAAAAAATCACTCATAAAGAACCGACTGCTAATCCATCATCACAGAAACAGGAGTTGCAGGCAAAAACACAGACAACAGAACAGGAAAAACCTAAAATTCCACCAAAGCCTGTTATGTCCGCTGAAGCCACCGCATATCCAAAGCTGCTGAAAATTTATAAGGAATTAAACCGCCAAAACGGAATTATCTTTGATGCGGAGAGGGAACGCAATGAGTTGGAACTGGAGCGTGACAGCCTGAAAGGATTTGCGAAATTGACAAAGAAGGGGGAACTGCAAAGCAGGATTGAGCGCAAAAATGAGGAAATAGACCTTCTCAAAATTGGTTTGTCGGGGATAGTCAAGCGATATGGATTCCAGACGGTGCATGATTTCTACAAAGTCTTTTCTGTCTCTAAAACTGCTAATGCCGAATATCGGGACAAGGTGGATAAATGGGAAGAACAATACGGGGAAAAAGTACAAAAGAAGGAAGAAAGCATATCCAAACGGTTACGGAATTATCAAAGGGAAAATGCAGACAGACAAACAAAACAGATTTCAAAAAGCAGAAACAGAGGGGCAAGATGA
- a CDS encoding substrate-binding domain-containing protein has product MKTSKKFLAFALVSVLMLSALTGCSNKNEGDSGKFDTAREINVLTREDGSGTRGAFIELFGIEQKNEAGEKIDYTTDTAAVTNSTSVMMTTVAGDLYSIGYISLGSMNDTVKAIQIDGCEATIENIKNGTYEIARPFNIATKDGLSDTAQDFIDFIMSADGQAVIEENGYISVSDAGSYSGEMDSGKIIVAGSSSVTPVMEKLKEAYLERNPGVTIEIQQSDSSTGMSDTIDGTCDIGMASRELKDSEMEKGLTATVIAMDGITVIVNNDCPINNLTSEQVKDIFMGNAARWSEISQ; this is encoded by the coding sequence ATGAAAACATCAAAAAAATTCTTGGCATTTGCCCTTGTGAGTGTTCTAATGCTGTCTGCATTAACGGGGTGCAGTAATAAGAACGAGGGAGATTCCGGCAAGTTTGACACGGCAAGAGAGATCAATGTACTTACCCGCGAAGATGGTTCGGGGACACGCGGCGCGTTCATAGAGCTGTTTGGAATCGAGCAGAAAAATGAAGCGGGAGAAAAAATTGACTATACAACAGACACCGCCGCCGTTACAAATTCTACGTCTGTTATGATGACAACGGTTGCCGGGGATTTATACTCTATCGGATATATTTCTCTTGGCTCCATGAATGATACTGTAAAAGCGATTCAGATCGACGGCTGCGAAGCAACGATTGAAAATATTAAAAACGGTACTTATGAGATTGCACGTCCCTTTAACATTGCAACAAAAGACGGTTTGAGCGACACGGCGCAGGATTTTATCGACTTCATTATGAGTGCGGACGGTCAAGCGGTGATTGAAGAAAATGGATATATTTCTGTATCTGACGCGGGAAGTTACAGCGGGGAAATGGATTCGGGCAAAATTATTGTAGCGGGTTCCAGCTCTGTCACCCCGGTTATGGAAAAGCTCAAAGAAGCCTATCTTGAGAGAAATCCGGGCGTTACGATTGAGATACAGCAAAGTGATTCTTCTACTGGTATGTCTGACACAATAGACGGAACCTGCGATATAGGCATGGCTTCCCGTGAGCTGAAAGATTCCGAAATGGAAAAAGGACTGACCGCTACCGTAATTGCAATGGACGGTATTACAGTGATTGTTAATAATGACTGTCCCATAAATAACCTTACAAGCGAACAGGTAAAAGATATTTTCATGGGTAATGCGGCTCGTTGGAGTGAAATATCACAGTAG
- the pstC gene encoding phosphate ABC transporter permease subunit PstC encodes MKNIKEKVMKLLFFLTALVSIAAVILICIFLFASGIPAIKEIGVFKFLLGTSWKPANNLYGILPMIVGSFYVTAGALIIGVPIGILTAVFMARFAPRSIYAPLKAAVNLMAGIPSVVYGFFGLVVLVPFIREAFGGRGMSVLTASVLLGLMILPTIISVSETSIRAVPESYYEGGLALGASHERSVFFTVLPAAKSGIFAGVVLGIGRAVGETMAVMMVAGNQAVIPDSMLSGVRTLTTNIVLEMGYSTDLHREALIGTAVVLFVFILIINLSLSLFKRRVK; translated from the coding sequence ATGAAGAATATAAAAGAAAAAGTGATGAAACTGCTTTTTTTCTTGACAGCCCTTGTTTCCATAGCAGCGGTAATTCTAATCTGCATATTCCTGTTTGCAAGCGGTATCCCTGCAATAAAAGAAATAGGCGTTTTCAAATTTTTGCTGGGTACAAGCTGGAAACCTGCAAATAATCTCTATGGGATTCTCCCTATGATCGTCGGCTCTTTCTATGTAACTGCCGGAGCATTGATTATTGGCGTACCGATTGGAATATTGACAGCGGTATTCATGGCAAGATTTGCTCCGAGAAGTATCTATGCGCCTTTGAAAGCTGCTGTTAATCTAATGGCGGGGATTCCGTCGGTTGTGTACGGTTTTTTTGGATTGGTAGTCTTAGTGCCTTTTATCCGGGAAGCCTTTGGCGGGCGCGGTATGAGTGTTCTTACTGCTTCTGTCCTGCTGGGGCTGATGATTTTACCTACCATTATCAGCGTTTCGGAAACTTCAATCCGGGCTGTCCCGGAAAGTTACTATGAGGGAGGGCTTGCTCTTGGAGCTTCCCATGAAAGAAGTGTATTTTTTACGGTTCTTCCCGCAGCAAAGAGCGGTATTTTTGCAGGGGTTGTATTAGGGATTGGGCGGGCAGTCGGTGAAACAATGGCGGTTATGATGGTTGCCGGAAATCAAGCGGTTATCCCGGACAGTATGCTTTCTGGCGTTCGGACACTGACCACAAACATTGTATTGGAAATGGGATATTCTACGGATTTACACCGTGAAGCGTTAATTGGTACGGCTGTTGTTCTGTTTGTTTTCATTCTCATTATCAATCTGTCCCTCTCCCTGTTCAAAAGGAGGGTGAAATAA
- the pstA gene encoding phosphate ABC transporter permease PstA yields the protein MVGKLKRKWCAYRRDPKSFVLFLSVCLAALITILALIFIIAYILIKGIPNLTPDLFDSKYTTENVSLLPALINTLFIMLLSLLFAVPVGIGAAIYLTEYARRGNKLVHIVGITAETLSGIPSIVYGLFGSLFFVKYLGLGLSLLSGALTLSIMILPLIMRTTEEALRSVPDSYREGSFGLGAGKLRTVFSIVLPCAVPGILSGVILGIGRIVGESAALIFTAGTVAEIATSIFSSARTLSVHMYSISGEGLYIKQTYATAVVLLVVVILINALSGFVAKKIGGKNTDG from the coding sequence ATGGTTGGGAAATTGAAACGGAAATGGTGCGCATACAGACGCGACCCTAAATCTTTTGTTCTCTTTCTTTCTGTATGCCTTGCAGCATTGATTACAATACTTGCGCTTATTTTTATTATTGCATATATATTGATAAAAGGGATTCCAAATTTAACGCCGGATTTATTTGACAGCAAATATACAACAGAAAACGTGTCCCTGCTTCCAGCACTTATCAATACACTGTTCATTATGCTGCTTTCTCTGCTGTTTGCGGTTCCCGTAGGAATTGGTGCAGCAATTTATCTGACAGAGTACGCAAGACGGGGAAATAAACTGGTTCATATCGTAGGTATTACCGCTGAAACATTGTCCGGGATTCCGTCAATCGTTTATGGGCTGTTCGGTTCCCTGTTCTTTGTAAAATATCTTGGGCTGGGGTTGTCTTTGCTGTCCGGGGCTTTGACTTTGAGCATTATGATTTTGCCACTTATTATGCGGACAACAGAAGAAGCCTTGCGAAGCGTTCCAGACAGTTACCGTGAGGGCAGCTTTGGGCTTGGAGCCGGAAAGCTACGAACCGTATTCTCTATTGTCCTGCCCTGCGCCGTTCCGGGTATTTTGTCCGGCGTTATTCTTGGAATCGGGCGTATCGTCGGGGAATCGGCGGCACTGATCTTTACTGCCGGAACCGTTGCAGAAATAGCAACAAGCATTTTTTCGTCGGCAAGAACTTTATCCGTCCATATGTATTCTATTTCGGGCGAGGGACTGTATATCAAGCAGACTTACGCAACTGCGGTTGTATTATTGGTTGTTGTCATTCTGATAAATGCACTTTCCGGATTTGTAGCAAAAAAGATAGGAGGTAAAAATACAGATGGATAA
- the pstB gene encoding phosphate ABC transporter ATP-binding protein PstB produces MDKIMVEDLDLFYGNFQALKKINVAFKEHEITALIGPSGCGKSTLLKTLNRMNDLVEGCHIKGTIRLDGEDIYGNMDINLLRKRVGMVFQKPNPFPMSIYDNVAFGARTHGIRSKAALDEIVERSLKGAAIWDEVKDRLKKSALGMSGGQQQRLCIARALAVEPEVLLMDEPTSALDPISTAKVEELAAELKKDYTIVIVTHNMQQALRISDRTAFFLLGEMVEFGETEKLFSMPQDKRTEDYITGRFG; encoded by the coding sequence ATGGATAAGATCATGGTTGAGGATTTGGATTTATTCTACGGAAACTTTCAAGCCTTGAAAAAAATAAATGTGGCGTTTAAGGAACACGAAATTACCGCACTGATCGGACCGTCGGGCTGCGGTAAATCGACATTATTAAAAACATTGAACCGAATGAATGACTTGGTGGAGGGCTGCCACATCAAAGGGACTATCCGTTTAGACGGTGAAGATATTTATGGAAATATGGATATTAACCTACTGCGTAAACGTGTGGGAATGGTATTTCAAAAACCGAATCCGTTCCCTATGAGCATTTATGACAATGTTGCCTTTGGAGCAAGGACACATGGTATCCGTTCTAAAGCTGCGCTGGACGAAATTGTAGAGCGTTCCTTAAAGGGGGCGGCAATTTGGGACGAGGTAAAAGACAGGCTGAAAAAATCTGCGCTTGGTATGTCGGGCGGTCAACAGCAGCGTCTTTGCATTGCCCGCGCTTTGGCAGTGGAGCCGGAAGTTTTGCTGATGGACGAACCGACCAGCGCACTTGACCCTATTTCTACGGCAAAGGTAGAGGAACTTGCCGCAGAATTAAAAAAGGACTATACCATTGTCATTGTGACACATAATATGCAACAAGCACTCCGAATTTCCGACAGGACAGCGTTTTTCCTGCTTGGGGAAATGGTGGAGTTTGGAGAAACAGAAAAATTATTCTCCATGCCGCAGGACAAGCGGACAGAGGATTATATTACGGGGAGGTTTGGATAA
- the phoU gene encoding phosphate signaling complex protein PhoU encodes MRLKFDEQLDLLNKELITMGAFCENAIAMSAKALTEGNPALAKAVPDLSVQIDHKEREIETMCLKLLLQQQPVAKDLRVVSSALKMVTDMARIGDQSADIAEIITLANIHATDDTQVIHDMSVAVIKMVTDSIDAFVKKDMQIAKAVIDYDDVVDSYFDKVKKMLIELFSKPETDGEYAIDLLMIAKYFERIGDHAVNIAKWVLFSITGNKEG; translated from the coding sequence ATGCGCCTAAAATTTGATGAACAGTTAGATTTATTAAATAAAGAGTTGATTACAATGGGGGCTTTTTGTGAAAATGCGATTGCTATGTCCGCTAAAGCTCTGACAGAGGGGAATCCCGCGCTTGCAAAGGCTGTTCCCGATCTCTCTGTTCAGATAGACCACAAGGAGCGTGAAATTGAAACTATGTGTCTAAAGCTGCTCTTACAGCAGCAGCCCGTGGCAAAAGATTTGAGGGTTGTATCGTCCGCGCTAAAAATGGTGACAGATATGGCAAGAATCGGAGATCAATCCGCAGACATAGCGGAAATTATCACATTAGCCAATATCCACGCCACCGACGACACACAAGTTATCCATGATATGTCGGTTGCTGTCATTAAAATGGTAACGGACAGTATTGACGCTTTTGTGAAAAAGGATATGCAGATAGCGAAAGCCGTGATAGATTATGATGATGTGGTGGATTCCTATTTCGATAAGGTGAAGAAAATGTTGATTGAACTTTTCAGCAAGCCCGAAACAGACGGTGAGTATGCCATAGACCTGTTAATGATTGCAAAATATTTTGAACGTATCGGAGATCATGCGGTCAATATTGCAAAATGGGTTCTGTTCTCAATCACAGGGAACAAAGAGGGGTGA
- a CDS encoding response regulator transcription factor, with protein sequence MIYCVEDDSSIRDLMIYTLNSAGFKAKGFDCADSLFETLQTEKPQLIMLDIMLPGEDGISILKKLRMQPATEDVPVIMATAKGTEYDKVTGLDLGADDYLAKPFGMMEMISRVKAVLRRTSPKEETKKLKIGNLELNLETYIVLVNNERVQLTLKEHKLLHTFMENPGRVFTRDQLLEMIWGIDYIGETRTVDVHIGTLRTKLGECGSYIETVRGVGYRMEGEV encoded by the coding sequence ATGATTTATTGTGTCGAGGACGACAGCTCTATCCGTGATCTGATGATATACACATTAAATTCTGCCGGATTTAAAGCAAAAGGTTTTGACTGCGCGGACAGCCTTTTTGAAACTTTGCAGACAGAAAAACCCCAGCTTATTATGCTTGATATAATGCTTCCCGGCGAAGATGGCATTTCCATATTGAAAAAACTGCGTATGCAGCCGGCAACAGAGGACGTTCCTGTTATTATGGCAACAGCCAAAGGAACCGAATACGACAAAGTAACCGGGCTTGACTTGGGAGCTGATGATTACCTTGCAAAGCCGTTTGGCATGATGGAAATGATTTCCCGTGTGAAAGCGGTATTGCGCCGTACAAGCCCGAAAGAAGAAACAAAAAAGCTAAAAATTGGAAATTTAGAATTGAATTTGGAAACATATATTGTACTTGTAAACAACGAACGGGTTCAGTTGACACTGAAAGAACATAAGCTGCTCCATACTTTTATGGAAAACCCCGGACGGGTGTTTACACGCGATCAGCTTCTTGAAATGATATGGGGCATTGACTACATAGGCGAAACCCGAACCGTAGATGTTCACATTGGAACACTCCGAACAAAATTAGGCGAATGTGGGAGCTATATTGAAACGGTACGGGGAGTTGGGTATCGAATGGAGGGGGAAGTATGA